A region from the Caldisericaceae bacterium genome encodes:
- a CDS encoding class I SAM-dependent methyltransferase, with the protein MDWTKEYFDDLYLKYFLLNQDKERTRKQAEFIQKFFNVQDYLLDAGCGIGRHSIELGRLGFNILGIDFNENYIKLAKENALKENVLNVDFITMDLRELNFNDKFDGIVSLWSSFGYFDDDTNDLILKKFFTALKRNGKLIIDVENKDYILKFFIRETFKEKEDNIFILERRKYNPVTSVVSTHRFIIGPNFRKDYLRHIRIYSLSELIYILKNNGFSNFQYFSDFEGKPFNIDSDRIILIGEKKS; encoded by the coding sequence ATGGATTGGACTAAAGAATACTTCGATGACTTATATTTAAAGTATTTCCTGCTTAACCAAGATAAAGAAAGGACAAGAAAACAGGCTGAGTTTATTCAAAAATTCTTTAATGTTCAAGATTATCTACTTGATGCCGGCTGTGGAATAGGAAGACATTCAATTGAATTAGGTAGATTGGGGTTTAATATTTTAGGGATTGATTTTAATGAAAATTACATTAAATTGGCAAAAGAGAATGCTTTAAAGGAAAACGTTTTGAATGTTGATTTTATTACAATGGATTTAAGAGAACTCAACTTTAACGATAAATTTGATGGTATTGTGAGTTTGTGGTCATCCTTTGGGTATTTTGATGATGATACAAATGATTTAATTCTAAAAAAATTTTTTACTGCTCTAAAAAGAAACGGAAAGCTGATCATTGACGTAGAAAATAAAGATTACATTCTAAAATTCTTTATTAGGGAAACCTTTAAAGAAAAGGAAGATAACATATTTATACTCGAAAGAAGAAAGTATAATCCAGTAACTTCAGTTGTTTCAACACACCGATTTATTATTGGACCAAACTTTAGAAAAGATTACCTAAGACATATAAGGATATATTCACTTTCAGAACTAATTTACATATTGAAAAATAATGGTTTTTCAAATTTCCAATATTTTAGTGATTTTGAAGGCAAACCATTTAATATCGATTCAGATAGAATTATTCTCATTGGTGAGAAGAAGTCTTGA
- a CDS encoding pseudouridine-5'-phosphate glycosidase produces the protein MRVREDISEAISHNRPVVALESTIITHGMPYPENVKTAIEVENVVRENGGVPATIGIFDGNVIIGLTHEEIELLAKSKQVVKISTREIPLAIAKRLSGGTTVSATSFLAELAKIKVFVTGGLGGVHREVFENFDISRDLEELAVRNIVIVSSGVKSILDVQKTFEYLETKGILVVGYKTNEFPTFYSRSSGFEIPEVDEKIVSHIFKEKLKLGMQGAVLVANPIPQEYEIPFKTMEKWIEEALSELKKNNIHGKQVTPFLLSRIHEISHGESLEANIALIKNNAKVGTLIAKELVNNGLD, from the coding sequence ATGAGAGTTAGAGAAGATATTTCAGAAGCAATTTCACATAATAGACCAGTAGTTGCCTTAGAAAGCACCATTATTACTCATGGTATGCCCTATCCTGAAAATGTTAAAACGGCAATTGAAGTTGAAAATGTAGTAAGAGAAAATGGAGGAGTTCCTGCAACAATCGGTATTTTTGATGGGAATGTAATCATCGGCTTAACGCATGAAGAAATTGAACTCCTTGCCAAAAGCAAACAGGTCGTTAAAATCTCTACAAGAGAAATACCTTTAGCTATTGCAAAAAGACTTTCTGGGGGAACTACTGTTTCTGCTACTTCTTTTCTTGCAGAACTTGCAAAAATAAAAGTTTTTGTAACAGGTGGCTTAGGCGGTGTTCATAGAGAAGTCTTCGAGAATTTTGATATTTCAAGGGATTTAGAGGAACTTGCAGTTCGTAACATTGTTATTGTATCAAGTGGCGTAAAATCAATTCTTGACGTTCAAAAAACATTTGAGTATCTGGAAACAAAAGGCATTCTTGTGGTAGGATACAAGACAAATGAATTTCCTACTTTTTACAGTAGATCAAGTGGATTTGAAATACCTGAGGTTGATGAAAAAATAGTTTCGCATATCTTTAAGGAGAAACTAAAATTAGGTATGCAAGGAGCAGTATTAGTTGCAAATCCTATACCACAAGAGTATGAAATCCCTTTTAAAACAATGGAAAAATGGATTGAAGAAGCACTTTCAGAATTAAAAAAGAATAATATCCATGGGAAACAAGTAACACCTTTCTTGCTTTCGAGAATCCATGAAATCAGTCATGGAGAATCACTAGAGGCAAATATTGCATTAATAAAAAATAATGCAAAAGTTGGGACACTTATTGCAAAAGAGTTAGTGAATAATGGATTGGACTAA
- a CDS encoding nucleoside phosphorylase, with protein MQFHIKCEEKDIAPYVLLVGNPERAEKISKMLDEVKLVNKYRLLYVYTGFYKGKSLTVATTGMGAPSTAIVLEELINLGGKVFIRVGSAGGIDPKLNVGDIVIATASIRDDGTTPNYLRPTFPAVSDFDLTMKMLTVARQIRNNISYGVVISEDAFYIPYSEEEIKKFVNANVKAIEMESGCVFIVSQYRGVKAAAIFALDGNVTLKTIKPAGHETLFAGAENDSIKIALETLYAYSEEGKL; from the coding sequence ATGCAATTCCATATTAAATGTGAAGAAAAAGATATTGCACCTTATGTATTGTTGGTTGGTAATCCCGAACGAGCAGAAAAAATTTCCAAAATGTTAGATGAAGTAAAATTAGTAAATAAATATAGACTACTCTATGTTTATACTGGATTTTATAAAGGAAAAAGCCTCACTGTTGCAACAACTGGAATGGGTGCACCATCAACTGCCATTGTTCTTGAGGAGTTGATAAACTTGGGTGGAAAAGTTTTCATTAGAGTTGGCTCCGCAGGTGGAATAGACCCTAAGTTAAATGTTGGAGACATAGTAATTGCAACAGCAAGCATTAGAGATGATGGAACAACTCCTAATTATCTTAGACCAACTTTTCCTGCAGTTTCTGATTTTGATTTGACGATGAAGATGCTTACGGTAGCAAGACAAATTAGAAATAACATTAGTTACGGGGTAGTTATTTCGGAAGATGCTTTCTATATTCCATATTCTGAAGAGGAGATTAAAAAATTTGTCAATGCTAATGTTAAAGCTATAGAAATGGAAAGCGGTTGCGTTTTTATTGTTTCGCAGTATAGAGGTGTAAAAGCTGCTGCAATATTTGCTTTAGATGGGAATGTAACTCTTAAAACCATAAAACCAGCAGGGCATGAAACACTCTTTGCTGGAGCAGAAAACGATTCCATTAAGATTGCTCTTGAGACTCTTTATGCTTACTCAGAAGAAGGTAAACTATGA
- the pepT gene encoding peptidase T, giving the protein MEKMVERFIKYVKVNTQSKEDSETFPSTSNQLILANMVASDLKEIGLNPYVSEFGYVYALIPKNVQGDFPSVGFLAHLDTSPEVSSESISPKIIRNYNGEDIELNEEEHIILSPTKFPHLKEYIGHDLIVTNGKTLLGADDKAGVVEIIEAIDEVLHSNVKHGDIYICFTPDEEIGRGVDKIDLERFKPNFAFTLDGEGLGVFEFENFNAASLKYTINGINTHPGSAKNAMKNSIKIATEVISLFPQLESPEATTNYEGFFHFYEIEGSVEKTKIKAIIRDHDRNRFARRKILAENIANFINDKYGEGTIKIDLHDQYYNMREVIEKHPEILEITKKAFEKVEVEFKTRPIRGGTDGARLTYMGIPTPNIFSGGSNYHSVYEFASVQAMEKSRDVIKQIIRLIVEN; this is encoded by the coding sequence ATGGAGAAAATGGTTGAAAGATTCATTAAGTATGTAAAAGTAAACACTCAATCTAAGGAAGATTCTGAAACTTTCCCTAGCACTAGCAATCAACTAATTTTAGCTAACATGGTTGCTTCCGATCTTAAAGAAATTGGATTAAATCCTTACGTAAGCGAGTTTGGATATGTATATGCGCTTATTCCGAAAAATGTGCAAGGAGATTTTCCATCTGTTGGTTTTCTTGCACATTTAGATACATCGCCAGAAGTCTCTTCAGAATCAATATCACCTAAAATTATTCGCAACTATAATGGAGAAGATATAGAACTAAACGAAGAAGAACACATTATTTTATCGCCCACTAAATTTCCTCATTTAAAGGAATACATAGGTCACGACCTTATAGTAACAAATGGAAAAACCTTACTTGGAGCAGATGATAAAGCAGGGGTTGTAGAGATTATTGAAGCCATAGACGAAGTGCTACATTCTAATGTTAAGCATGGGGATATTTACATTTGTTTTACCCCAGATGAAGAAATTGGAAGAGGGGTAGACAAAATTGATCTTGAACGTTTTAAACCTAATTTTGCTTTTACTTTAGATGGTGAAGGATTGGGAGTTTTTGAGTTTGAAAACTTTAATGCAGCTTCTCTAAAATACACAATAAATGGTATTAATACACATCCAGGGAGTGCAAAAAACGCAATGAAAAATTCAATAAAAATCGCAACGGAAGTGATTTCACTTTTCCCACAGTTAGAAAGTCCTGAGGCTACAACAAATTACGAGGGATTCTTTCATTTTTACGAAATAGAAGGAAGTGTTGAAAAAACTAAGATTAAAGCAATCATAAGAGACCATGATAGAAATAGATTTGCAAGAAGAAAGATACTTGCAGAAAATATCGCAAACTTTATAAATGATAAGTACGGCGAAGGAACAATAAAAATTGATCTACATGACCAGTATTATAACATGAGAGAAGTTATTGAAAAGCACCCAGAAATTTTAGAAATTACAAAGAAAGCATTTGAAAAAGTTGAGGTAGAGTTTAAAACGAGACCAATAAGAGGTGGAACCGATGGAGCTCGCCTTACATACATGGGGATACCTACCCCAAATATTTTCTCGGGTGGTTCCAATTACCACAGTGTTTATGAGTTTGCTTCAGTTCAAGCAATGGAAAAGTCAAGAGATGTTATTAAACAAATTATAAGATTGATTGTAGAAAACTAA
- a CDS encoding Rrf2 family transcriptional regulator, protein MILTTLEDYAIKVLLYLSLKKGHRATVHEIAHNNNVSFPYILRICAKLREKGILVSEKGRNGGYQLSKDPSKITLKDIINAVNRQSIEIKCVYSKKGGKCKPQECISFNSLLFLKSEIDHLLENITLKDLVERRDFYANYSDTSN, encoded by the coding sequence ATGATATTAACGACATTAGAAGACTATGCTATAAAAGTCCTTCTTTATCTTTCTTTAAAAAAAGGTCATCGGGCTACTGTGCATGAAATTGCACACAATAACAATGTTTCTTTTCCATATATTTTAAGAATTTGTGCAAAATTACGAGAAAAAGGTATTTTAGTTAGCGAAAAAGGAAGAAACGGTGGCTACCAATTAAGTAAAGACCCTTCAAAGATTACTTTAAAAGATATTATAAATGCAGTTAATAGACAAAGTATTGAAATTAAATGCGTGTATAGTAAAAAAGGAGGAAAATGTAAGCCACAGGAATGTATTTCCTTTAATTCATTACTATTTTTAAAAAGCGAAATTGACCATTTATTAGAAAATATCACTCTAAAAGATTTAGTTGAAAGGAGAGATTTTTATGCCAATTATTCAGACACAAGTAATTGA